The genomic interval ccGCAGCGGGAGCTCGCAATCGCGGGGCAGctaacagcagcagctcagcTGTTGTTGCGACGACTCCCGCTCGCCGACGAGCTCTGGCTCCGGTTCAGGAGCCCGAGTTCATCCCCATGGAGCGCGATGACCTCGAGATGAGGCTCCTCTGGAtctacaccaacaacacttaCACGTCCTACTCCTCTGGGCCTTTCCGGCACCGCATGGTTGACCACGTCCTCAGGGCCGACGTGATCCAGCACGCGTTCGCCCACCCGTTCCTGATGAACACCTGCCTTGCCATGGCAGCTCAACACATTAACCGGGCGGGCGGCCGTCCCGACATGCATATCCCACCTTCCAAGGAGCTCACCTACCGGGTCAAGGCCCTGGAGAGCTTCAGAAAAGCAGTCGAAAAGGCCGAAGCGTCGACCTACCCGGCCCTCATCGCCTGCGCATACCTCCTCACCGGTCTGTCAACCTACATGTtccgcaacaacaacgacagtCCAACCTCCCTCGTGATCCTCGACTGGATGACAATCTGGCGAGGCATcggcgccatcatcgacgTCACCAAACTGCCCACCCTAGCCCAGTCCggtctcctccccatcatcttccgcCCCGACATCGACATGAAAACTTCCATCAACCACTGCCCCGCCTACCTTCTCGACCTAGCCAACACCCAAGACCCCCTCGACACCCCCTTTCTAGCCGGCTACCGAGAATGCCTCCAAGTCCTCGGATCAGTCTACGAAGAACTCCGACGCTCCGGCCACAACAGCCACATGTTCATCTGGCGCGTCAtgaccttcttcacctttcTCGGCCGAGAATTCGTCACTtcagcccaccaccgccgccccccaGCCCTGACCATGATTGCGCACTACCTCGCCCTCACAACCATCATCTCAGACAGAGTCTGGTGGCTGCAGGACATGGCCCCCCACCAAATCCCCCGCATCTTCAACATTATCGCCGGCATGGGACCCCCCCACACCGCTCTGGATCGAACCCTCCCTTTGGAGATCCCAATCCGCTGTCTGGACCCCATGACCAACGACGAAAGATCTAGACTTGTACTTCAAGACCCGGACTGGGTCCATCCTCCCGATCATACTGGGGAAATGCCTGTTACTTACGACAGCGCGGAAAGGGAGTACCTCAATACCAAAATGTTGCGAGGACAGTCGAGGTCTCCGTCTatttcttcccctcctccgctgaGTGTGGCGGGGTCGTCGGAACCGCCTAGCCCGCCGGCtcagaggaaggaggtggtggcgttGTATACAAAGGATGAGCTGATTATCCAGCCGGAGGATgggcaggagaagggggtgcaGTATAAGCATTTGGAGGGGGCGTATTATGCTGTtgatggggtgagggtgacGGATACAGAGTTTTATAGggcgatggggttggagaggggtggggggatgatTACGGAGATGTGaatggggttgtggtttgggttggaatattcttctttcttttgataccccttttttcttcttctgtATATACACATTATTACTTCTTTTCTGGCGAAAGGTTAACTTGGGCCAGTAGCCAATTTTGTTTAGAGGAcatattcttttttttttataaaaaaaaaacccatgAGTTGGCAGTGAGAGAAACGATCTATGTATATCGCCTTTATGTGTTGACCGGGTTAAAGCGTCAAAAGGCAATGCCGCCGCGTGGGTAGCTGAAATTTTATAAAAACCAAACGAAGGAAGGTTAGGGGAACCCAAAAGACATAGACTTGAATATCCAAAACGTGAATTAATCATGATAAACGACCTCTCCTACCCAAGCCAAGTAAGTCTCCCTATTTCTCGCCTCGCTCTCCGTCTCGCCGCCTCCGATACCTAGCCATTCGAATCTGCCCTCACAAACACCCCTTCCAGATGAAAATGCATGTAACCTTCTTATCAGGCTCTATCTCACCCAgcacaacccaaccaccacacttGGCATCCCATCGATATCACCAATCCTATTTCCAAATCACAAGAAATACCTCACTCAAATACCACTCATGTCATTACTCATACCGTAAAATAccaaatcatcaacatcattcAATTGTGTacccaacccttcccccccctaTTCTAACATCTAACGtacacaaccccctcccaaaaaccaaaccaaaagCTATGATctcaagaagcaaaagaaaacaatTATTTTAATGCACACACATTCCAATCCATTTCCCTATCCCATGCATCTTGCCTGTGTAATCCTCTTGCCTCACTCacgtttctttttttctcattaccaaaaaaaaaaaaagtaaaaaaagaaaaaaagaacgaTTGCTTCATTCAAGAGACACTTTAAAAAAAGTTTATACATGTACATTAGGGAGACACAAAAAAACCGTAGTTTTCTCCCCCACCTGTGTTTACCCTCCCACCCTTTCATTTACAAAACACCCCCATTCAAAAGACTTACTCCCCCTTGAGCTTGTCCTGAGTCACGGTAAAAGCGCTCTCCAAAAgatcctgctcctccttggtgTGCGACGACTTGAGACCGGTGGCCACCGACGCGCTGGGGTTGCGGCCGGCGTACATCACGTGCTTGCGGTCATGGTGCTGCGTGCTGTTGAGCAGAGTCTCGATGCGAGGCTGAGTGTAGCTCCAAGCACCAGCGTTGAGAGGCTCCTCCTGCGCCCAGACGATGGTCTTGGCGTTAGGGTACTGGTCGAGGTTCTCGCGGAGCTGCTCccaggggaaggggtggagcTGCTCGATGCGGGTGATGGCAACGTTGTCGATCTTGTTGTCGGCGCGGTACTTGTGAAGACCGGCATAGACCTGGCCAGAGCAGAGGATGACGCGGTCAATATCCTCGGGAGCCTTGATCTCGCCAGACTGGTGGGCTGGGTCGGGGATGATCCACTGGAACTGGGTCTCGCCAATGAACTCCTCAATGTTGGAGCGGGCGAGAGGATGACGGAGGAGAgccttggagaagaagaggatgagggctAGACGGAAAGGTTAGCACGGATGGCCATGCAAGACGGACGGAACGGACAGGGTTCAACTTACGCTTTCGGAATTGCCGGTTCATCTGGCGACGGAGAATGTGGAACAAGTTGGCGGGGGTGGTCATGTAGGCAACCTGCATGTTGCAGTCCTGGTGCTGGCGgtcgagcttctcggccgagGGGTAGAGGCGAGGATCCTCGTTGCAGAGCTGGAGGAAACGCTCGAGACGGCCGGAAGAGTGCTCAGGACCCTGACCATCGTAACCGTGGGGCAGGGACACGACAAGGCCGGTACGTTGCATCCACTTGGTCTCACCAGAGGCGATGAACTGATCAAAGACGACCTGGGCGTTGTTGGCGAAATCACCGAACTGCGCCTCCCACATGACGAAACCGTTAGGGTCGGTCAGAGAGTAACCGTACTCAAAGCCAAGAGCACCGTACTCGCTCAGagaggagttggagatgaCAAACTTGCCCTGGTCCTTGCCGACATGCTGGAGAGGGGTGAAGATGTCCTCAGTCTCCTGGTCATGGAAGACGGCATGACGCTGGGAGAAGGTGCCACGCTCAACATCCTGGCCAGAAATGCGGACGTGCTTGCCCTCCGTGACAAGAGTACCGAAAGCCAAAGCCTCAGCAGTAGACCAGTCGATATTCTTACCCTCGACGACCGATTTGGTGCGGTTGGCAAGGATACGCTTCAGGTTGCGGTGGACGTTGAAGCCCTCAGGGGCAGTGCCGATGACGGTACCAATGTGCTCCAGAGTCTGACGGTCAACACCAGTGGGGTTGTGAGGAAGGACCTCAGTGGCAAGCTCCTTGGGAGACTTGAAGTTGTTCCAGGCACTGGTGGTCCACTCCTTGGAGGTAGGCTGGTAGTCCTTGGACTTGGCGaagctctcctccaacatgCCCCACACCCACTGCTTGTGCTCCTCTACATCCTCCTTGGTGAAAGTGCCCTCCTTCAGGAGCTGGTCAACGTAGATCTCGATCTGGGGGTTCTTCTCCTGGATACGCTTGTACATCAGGGGCTGGGTGAAGGATGGCTGGTCGGTCTCGTTGTGGCCGTGCTTGCGGTAGCAGACGAGATCGATAACGACGTCCTGCTTGAACTCAGCACGCCAGTCGGCAGCGAGCTGGCAGACGAAGTTGACGGACTCGACGTCATCGGCGTTGACGTGGAAGACAGGGGCGTCGATGGCCTTGGCGATATCAGTGCAGTAAGCGGTCGAACGGGAGAAGCGGGGATCGGTGGTGAAACCAATCTGGTTGTTGACCACCAGGTGGATGGTGCCGCCGGTCGAGAAAGCGGGAAGCTGGTGGAAGCCCAAGCACTCGTAAACGACACCCTGGCCGGCAACAGCGGCATCACCGTGAAGGAGGACGGCCATGGCGCTCTTGTGCTGGACCTCATCGTTGTTATAGTGCTGGATGGCACGAACCTTGCCAAGGACAACGGGGTCCTCAGCCTCCAaatgggaggggttggcaaCCAGAGACAGCTGCACACGCTTTCCGGAAGGAGTGGGACGCTCAAAGTTCATGCCCAAATGGTACTTGACGTCACCGGAACCctcgtcctcaccaccggcagTGCCGGCGAATTCGCTGAAGATAGACTCGTTGGGCTTGCGGACGACGTTGGAGAGAACGTTGAGACGACCACGATGGGGCATACCAATGACAATGTCCTTGACGCCATAATCGACGCTGCGGTCAATCAGGGCCTTCATGCCGGGAACCAGGGTCTCGCAACCCTCCAGACCGAATCTCTTGTCGTTGGGGTACTTGGTGGCCAGGAAGGCCTCGAAGCTGGAGGACCAGATGAGACGGTCGAGGATGCGGCGCTTCTCGTCGATGGAGTACTTGAAGGGCTGGGGAACCTCGAGGCGCTCGCGGAGCCAGTCGCACTTTTCTCTGTCGGGAATGTGGATGAACTCGACACCGTAGGAACCGCAGTAGATCTGCTCGCAAGCAGCCACAATCTCACGGAGGGTCATCTTCTCGCGGCCATCCCGCTTGAAGCGGGGCAAGATACCGGGGCCAAGAGTGTATTCGGTATCCAGGTCCTTCTCAGTGAATTGGTAGTAGTcgagctcgagttccttggGTCTGATGTTGCCGAAACCAGACTTGTTGGCGTTACGGATGCCCAGGGGAtcgatcttggccttgtggTGGCCACGAGCCTGGTAGGCGCGCACAAGGAGCTGGACCTTGAGATGGTTGGTGACATCAGTGCCCTCACCGATGCcgacaccggcaccggcggcCAAGTTGACAACAGTCTGGTTGCTGCTCGGCACGagggacgggggaggtgtgAAGGCCCTGGAGATGGGCATGTCACCGCTCTCCATGTTCTTGAAGTAGACCTGCCATGAGATGTGGACGCTCTGGGgatccttcttccactgcaGGTACATCTCATCGATGTAGTTGGCCGTGTTACCGGACAGGAAGTTGTCGGCGGCATCGGGAGGGTTATGGAGGGCGCTGTCGAAGCGCTTTTGGGCGGCGACAGCCAGAGGACGACGGCTCGCGGAGAGCTTGAGGCTGGCACGGGCAGTTACTGTGGCGGTCGAGAAGCATCGCGAAGAGGTCGACGCAGCGCCCTGGAGCGCGCGGAATGAGGTGCGCAACATGGCGGTCGTGGTCCCAGGTCAGGGGGCGGTGACTTGAAATTG from Podospora pseudoanserina strain CBS 124.78 chromosome 6, whole genome shotgun sequence carries:
- a CDS encoding hypothetical protein (COG:S; EggNog:ENOG503P5AE); translation: MKKQHQNVTMPSTAQTPLPSNQPQPQIRRLPTLQPKADLERDRDRDRERQLQEGPPPRGGSGPGDENTMSSSTPSASSSSTSGGVVEKPYHAKRPHKKSRTGCRNCKSRKVKCDEAKPSCRACTARNDRCVYPVITPTATAAAGARNRGAANSSSSAVVATTPARRRALAPVQEPEFIPMERDDLEMRLLWIYTNNTYTSYSSGPFRHRMVDHVLRADVIQHAFAHPFLMNTCLAMAAQHINRAGGRPDMHIPPSKELTYRVKALESFRKAVEKAEASTYPALIACAYLLTGLSTYMFRNNNDSPTSLVILDWMTIWRGIGAIIDVTKLPTLAQSGLLPIIFRPDIDMKTSINHCPAYLLDLANTQDPLDTPFLAGYRECLQVLGSVYEELRRSGHNSHMFIWRVMTFFTFLGREFVTSAHHRRPPALTMIAHYLALTTIISDRVWWLQDMAPHQIPRIFNIIAGMGPPHTALDRTLPLEIPIRCLDPMTNDERSRLVLQDPDWVHPPDHTGEMPVTYDSAEREYLNTKMLRGQSRSPSISSPPPLSVAGSSEPPSPPAQRKEVVALYTKDELIIQPEDGQEKGVQYKHLEGAYYAVDGVRVTDTEFYRAMGLERGGGMITEM
- the KGD1 gene encoding 2-oxoglutarate dehydrogenase E1 component (COG:C; BUSCO:EOG09260AZA; EggNog:ENOG503NV83); amino-acid sequence: MLRTSFRALQGAASTSSRCFSTATVTARASLKLSASRRPLAVAAQKRFDSALHNPPDAADNFLSGNTANYIDEMYLQWKKDPQSVHISWQVYFKNMESGDMPISRAFTPPPSLVPSSNQTVVNLAAGAGVGIGEGTDVTNHLKVQLLVRAYQARGHHKAKIDPLGIRNANKSGFGNIRPKELELDYYQFTEKDLDTEYTLGPGILPRFKRDGREKMTLREIVAACEQIYCGSYGVEFIHIPDREKCDWLRERLEVPQPFKYSIDEKRRILDRLIWSSSFEAFLATKYPNDKRFGLEGCETLVPGMKALIDRSVDYGVKDIVIGMPHRGRLNVLSNVVRKPNESIFSEFAGTAGGEDEGSGDVKYHLGMNFERPTPSGKRVQLSLVANPSHLEAEDPVVLGKVRAIQHYNNDEVQHKSAMAVLLHGDAAVAGQGVVYECLGFHQLPAFSTGGTIHLVVNNQIGFTTDPRFSRSTAYCTDIAKAIDAPVFHVNADDVESVNFVCQLAADWRAEFKQDVVIDLVCYRKHGHNETDQPSFTQPLMYKRIQEKNPQIEIYVDQLLKEGTFTKEDVEEHKQWVWGMLEESFAKSKDYQPTSKEWTTSAWNNFKSPKELATEVLPHNPTGVDRQTLEHIGTVIGTAPEGFNVHRNLKRILANRTKSVVEGKNIDWSTAEALAFGTLVTEGKHVRISGQDVERGTFSQRHAVFHDQETEDIFTPLQHVGKDQGKFVISNSSLSEYGALGFEYGYSLTDPNGFVMWEAQFGDFANNAQVVFDQFIASGETKWMQRTGLVVSLPHGYDGQGPEHSSGRLERFLQLCNEDPRLYPSAEKLDRQHQDCNMQVAYMTTPANLFHILRRQMNRQFRKPLILFFSKALLRHPLARSNIEEFIGETQFQWIIPDPAHQSGEIKAPEDIDRVILCSGQVYAGLHKYRADNKIDNVAITRIEQLHPFPWEQLRENLDQYPNAKTIVWAQEEPLNAGAWSYTQPRIETLLNSTQHHDRKHVMYAGRNPSASVATGLKSSHTKEEQDLLESAFTVTQDKLKGE